A window of Macrotis lagotis isolate mMagLag1 chromosome 1, bilby.v1.9.chrom.fasta, whole genome shotgun sequence genomic DNA:
gaggacctgagttcaaatccgacctcagacacttaataatgacctagctgtgtggccatgggcaagccacttaaccctattgccttgcaaaaaaaaaaaaacctaaaaaaattcctTATACCATGTGGAACTCAAGGACCTAGAGTTAAGGGTTACAAacctttaatttcctttcttttctattcccaaaGGAGAAGTCCATGCTTCAGACAGAAAGGAAatgtagttccaaattctttcacaGGAACTGGGACTTTCGGAAGATACCGGTAAGAAGGGAAacttcattcattccccctcacttgtCAGTCCATCATCATCTTTCTCCACTATCTCCACCTCTTCCCATCTCTTCTGCCCACTTTCCCCTCCCAAATCTGTTCTCCATTTCCCCCCTCTGTCTCCCCTCCCATGTCTCCTTTACCTACCACTCCTTCACATCATCTCTTATCTTAACCCCTCACAGTTGTCAGATCGTCTCACAGTCTTAAAGGCTGAACTGAATTTGACTCTGGAGGTCTTAAAAGCCATGAAAAAACCTGACCTGGAAAAGGTTCTGGCTCAACCTCTACAAACCCTCAGCCACATCAACCAGGAGATCCAAAACTGTGTAAGTATGAGTTTTTCCCTGTCTCCACGAATCAATGTCTTCCCTGAATCAATGGGTCTTTCCCCCTGTCTCCAAAAAGCCTGGGTTCCTTTTGGTGACATTGAGAGGCTGGAATGCCTggattctttctccctcccccaaaccaTCAAATGCTGGGGTTCCCTTACCTTTTATTAAGTCCACCCTCATTCCACACAGGTTACTTCCATGCCCTCTGGAGAACACAAAAGTCCAGGTCGCCTGAAGCAATGGCTACACAGGCTCAATGAAGCCAAGAAGGTGAGTTATGAATAGAATTGGGCTTCCTATCTAGATCACCATGCCACCCTGGGATAGAGGGGAAATATCAATGGGACCCCAGAATCCGGGCAGGCCGAAGCTCTGTTTCTCCCCAAGAGAGGAGCAACACTTGGGATCAGGGACCAGGGAGATTCCACACTTCCCTAGAAGACCCTGATCCAAGTGTCTCTCTTCAGGAATCTCGGGATTGCCTAGAGGCTTCAATCATGCTCAACCTCTTCCGTCTCCTGAACCATGACCTCCGGTGTGTGGCCTATGGGGACCTCTGTTGATGATCCAGACCCAGCCTGATCTCTGAAGCTGGACATACACACTCCACATCTTATTTATGATCAACACTCCCTATTTATTCCCCTACTCTATTTATACTCCACTggatggttttttatttttgtatttttctaccattttatTAAATAGATGGAATCATTTATAATGAAATTGAAGGCTTGGATGTGGTTGTGTAGCTGTGGGTATATGTAACTTTATCTGGTTGTGAGCATGTGTGGGTTTGACTGTGTAGTTGTGAGTCTGTCTATATGTTTATGGTTGTAGGTTTTTGTGTACAGCTGTGAGCAGGTGAGATTGCAGATTTGTGAGTACAATTGTGGATCTGTCTATGACTAGGAATAAGTGAAATTGTGAATTTGAGAACGCAATTATGGGTTTGAATATAGAGTTGTAGATCTGTGTGAAATTGTGGGGTTGTGTAAGGCTGTAAGTAGGTGGGATGGTGGGTCTGTGTATATAGTTGTGGGTCTGTGCATGACTAGGAACAGGTGAGATTTTGAATTTGGGAATGCAGTATAAttgtagatatgtgtgtgtgtgtgtgactgagcAGGTGGGATtgccagtgtgtgtgtgtgcgtgtgtgcacatgtgtgtgtgcacacgtgtgtgtgtgaGTGCATGTGTAGTTGTGGGTCTGTGCAAGGCTGTAAGCAGGTGGGATTGTGGGTCTTTGTGTGTGTGGCTGTGAGTCTATAATGTGGCTGCAAGTGGAACTGTGGGAATGTAGGTCTGAGTGTGGTGGCATGGATCTCAATGTAGGTGCTCTGCTCAAAGATAAGGGTGCAGTCTGGGTCTTTTGTTTGGCCTTGCTCGTGGGCCTCTGGGAAGGCAACACCTGGCTTGGAAGATTAGATTGGAGGGGATAAGGTGTCCAATCAATCAATATTGACTGACCCTGAGTGAAGACTCAATGGCTTGGACACAGGTGATGGATACTCCGGAGAAGGTGGGGGTGCTCTTAGAGGAGCCAGCTGTATGTTGGGGTTGTCAGGCCCTGCCAGGAGAGCTCAAGTTAAAACTCCCAGGTGGTGGGATCCCATTAAACACCCCACCCTCTCCCTTATCTCCTCCTGGCCAGATTCTTCCCTTCCCACAATGTCACTCCCCAAAGCTCTTATAAGGAGGCTCGTGAGGGCTGGTCAACAGGTACCTTTGTCTGCCTTTGGCTATGGCACCACTTCTCTTGCTGTCGCTACTCCTGCAGGCCCTCCTGGGGGCCATCCCTGGTGCACAAGCTGAATGTCCGGCCCCAGCGGTCCTGAAGCCCGCCGATGGGCCTCGCCTCTGTGCCCGCCTCTATGACAAGAGCGATCCCTACTATGAGAACTGCTGTGCGGGAGCTGAGTTGAGCCTGGAACCCGGGACTGACCTGCCCTACCTGCCCTCCGACTGGCATCGCACTGCCTCCTCCCTGGTGGTGGGGCCCCGCTGTGAGATCACTGTTTGGTCTCGAAAGGGTAAGGCTGGCAAGACCCGCAAGTTCTCATCAGGATCCTACCCTCGGTTAGCCGAGTTTCGCCTGGGGATATTTGGAGATTGGAACAATGCCATCGCAGCTCTGTACTGCAAGTGTACCTAAGCCAGGCTGGGGTCTGGGGAACTCCACGCCAGGACCCCTCCCCAACCCAGAGCAAGCCTTGCACCCTGATCCCCTGCCCTCTTCTTTGCCACCCACCAATGCTGACTGGTCAAAAGCCCAGATAAGCCTGGACCTGACTATGGTGCCCTTAGACTATTGACCACCCACAGCAGGGATCCAGGAGATTGAGCCTCCTTCCTAGCCAGAAATCCACCTCCAAGGCCCTCAGACCCTATCTGGAACCCCTATTTCAGTCTATTAGCATTCTAGGGCTAGAGGAGCCCACTTTATCTCCAGAGTCCTAGAGTTTTTAGCTGTCACCAATGACAGCTGAGAACCCAGATCTCTTCCAAGACTTCCAACTGAGCCTTCATCAGGACCCCTCCTCACTGTACCATAGCTGACCTGGATCCCTGAAGCTGACCTAAGAGTGAACCAGGAGACCAGAACCTAGCTTGATCCCAGCCCAGGAGGCCCCCAATTCACATGACCCTTCTTATCCCCCTTCCCACTTCAGGTTCTTTAACCCCATCTTTCTGCATGTTCACCCACTTTTGCTAATCAGCTGGGGACACCAGCCCCACATACTGCTCTGATTCAATAAAGAGCTTTTGTGAAAATACTCAACACTCTCTTCCTTTGTGGGAAGAATGGGACTCGATGTCAAAACTCGCTTCAGACTTGAAAGTTGGGGGGGGAGGTCTTGGTCCCCAGGGGACAGAAATAGGGACAAAGACACAAATCAGAGCACTTTAATCTAGACATTTCTAAAGGGAGAGATGATGAGGAGAGGCACTGGGGAGTCCCAAGGGAAACCCCCAAGAGCTCCAGGGAAAAGACATGGAGAGAATATCCCACAAGGTATAGCCCAGGGAGATCTCTGGAGAAGGCATCAGTGTCCCTAGGGGATCTATTGGGGTGAAGATGAGGGATTCTCAGGGAATGTTGAGGAAATATGGGATCCTTAGGGAAGAGATTATCTGGGAGCATATTTGGGATATAAGGGACAGCTAGAGTGTTATTAAGGGTTCCTGGGAAATGTCTGGGAGAGATAAGGAGTTCCTTGGGCAAAGATTTTGAGGGGAGATGAAGAGTTTCCAGTGAGCTATTTATTGGAAATAAATTTCTGGAAGGATTTTCAGGAGATGAAAATACCCTAGAGAGATATTAGAATGATGAGCAGATCACTATGAAGAGACATTTTGGGGGAGATGAAATGACCCTATATAGATTTTTTTGGAATAAAGAGGGTTCTGTAGAATTTGGGGATCGTGTGGGGATCCTTGAGGAGGTACTCTCTTGCAGATGAGTTCTTGGGGAACATTTAGGGACTTAGGGAAGTAAAGGCAGAGTTCCCAGGGTATATTTGAGAAGATATTTTGTAACTCTTAGGCTTTGTTTGTTAGAGATAAATCCCTAGGAAGGATATTGAAGGGATTTGAGGGATTCCTAGaaattttagaaggaaataaGAGGTCCCTTAGTGGAGATATTGATGATGGTGATTTCCAGGGAAGAATATCTGGGGGTGTTCTGGGGGGAAAGAAGGTATCCTTAAGGGGAGGGAGGCAGGAGCTAAGAAAGTAGGACCCAGTGGGTAGAGATCAGCTATAGAGGTAAGTTCTTACTCTTATACATATTGGCTATATCACCTTTTCATGAGGAGTCTGGAAGAATGGGCAGAGGGAGTGTCCACAAGGGGAGTCAACTATGGATGATATCATGTCAAAAAAGAGAGGTCCTTCCAGGAAAGTATGGGGAGGTCAGCAGAAAATTCCTTATACATATGCATGAGGAATGGGTTGAGGGGAAGGAGGGGTCACTGGGGCAGAGGTGTAGGGGGATGGCAGGTTAATTCTGTAGCTGCAGGGACACTGAGGAGTCAGTCACCCGGGTTCTCCGGAACCCATTAGAGCCCACACGGTTCTTCGCTTTGTGCAAGAAGTGAATGAATCGGACTCCTGGGCCATAGTTTTTGAATACATGAGACACCTAGAGGGGCAGGGGGACAAAGTGAGGGTCCCTTCCCAGGCTAAGAAAGACCAAACAATTCCCAGTCTGTCCTTCTTACCCATTCCCTCCCCAGTGAGGTTGGAGGAGTGGAGACTATCTAGGGAGACATTAGGAGGGAAGGGTACTAGAAGGAGGAAACATTGGGGGAGGGATTTCCAGAGAATATTGTTGAGATGTTGGGAGGGAACATTGGGGAGAtgttgggagacactggcatagaaCAGGGAAATATTGGGAGAGACTGGAAAGGAGGCATTGGTGAAACTTTAGGGCAAAGGCAGGGATGGAAGGCTGAGATAatattgggagaaagaaagaatactgGAGAATACTgagagaaaattgggaagaaacaggaaaatacTTGGAAAACAAGGTATGATCTTTGCAGAAGATATTGAGGGATATGTCTAAAAAGTATGGTGGTATGGTGGAAAGAGTGTAGAGTTTAGGGTCAGTCTGTCATGTTCAACTGTTTATGATTCTCTGGACCATAGggtctatggggttttcttggcaaagatactgaagtggtccTTCTCTagcctgttttacagatgaggaaactaaggcaaatagaggttaatctcctgacttgtccaaggtcacacaggtgatgaatttgaattcaggctggatttgaattcaggtcttcctctctTTGGGTTGGGAGATCTATCCAAATGAGTCACCTAGTTGTTcttagtcagaggacctgggttcaaatcttagctaCTACTTACTCCCTGGGTCACCTGGGCTAAAAAACCTGCTCTCTCTATTAGTTTCccacttctttaaaatgagaacagTAGACTAGATGACCCAAAGGGTCCCTTgtcattctaaatctatgaccttggATCGAGGAACAGTGAGAAAAGTTCAGAGAGGACTTTGTGAATTGCCTCTAGAGTATTTCTGGGAAGAGTGGAGGACAGAGAAGGAGGGAGATTTGAGAGTCTCCAGAAGTCCATTAGTAATACCAGGGGGATGCTCAGCTTCTCAAGGGCTCACCTGGCACCACTGTCCACCTGGGCCCCGTGGAGAGGGGCGGGGAGCTACGTGGTACTGCCGGATGACGGTCCGTCTGTCAGCAGCCAGGAGCCAAACATGGagctcatacacacacacatccaggCGACTGTCCTCAAACCTTGGAGTCGGATGggattggggggggagggtgagAGAGAGGCTCCCAGGAGCCCCTCCTTCCCAAGTGCATTGCCCACCCCCTGCACTCTCAGTCCTCCATACCAGTCCATGACGGTGATGGCCGGCTGTTCGTCATCCAGTAACTCTTCCCACAGGCCTTCAGCCAGAAGGTCCACACATTGTTGCTTCACTGTCCAACTGGTGGCAAGAAGAGGGATCTGGGTTGGTAATGGACTCAGAGCTTACCTCCCCCATTCCCTTGAGATAAGAAGCCCAGCATTTGGTTTCTTTGACATTTGCCCTTCTGCTCCCAGCCCTCTAGCCCAGAGTCCTGATATCTTAGCTCTGGTGCCAAGGGGGTAACTTTAGTAGGCTGCCCTGTCCCAGAGCCCTCACCTGAAGCTGGGGAGCAGTTTCTCAGTGCTGATTTGCCATCCACTAAAGTTACCTGAGGGAGGAAAGGCAGGGTTTGATCCAGGTCCTAAACCTTTCAGCCCATAAACATACACCAACCATCGCCCTGAAATGCTACATTTGCCCTCCAGGAGCCTATTTCTGGGATGAGAGGTAAGctaatctctccttcctttccccagcCTTTCAATTTCTGCCAATGTCAGGGATCCTTACCCAGTGTTTCCAGGGGTTGAGCTGGGCCACAAGGGGGTGGTGGTTCATAGATGTTGATGcctgaaaggggaaggaagaggtcAGAGCCTCTCAGAGCGCCCCCTCCACAATGATCCCTAACCTTACACAATTTCTCACTGACCCTTTGTGGACTCCCTCATGCCCTCTGACCCTCCAATATTCACTGACCCTCTCCCTCACTAACCACTTGTCTTCCCAAGTTGTTACAGATCTCCAGATCCCTCAGTGACCCCCAGGTCCCTCAGTAACCCCCCTTGTCAGTAGCTAATTGCTCACAAAACTATCGATTCCCTGATCACTGGCCGGTTCCTTTCCACAAATGCCTCTACTCTCTTCAAACAGATAGCTCTTCTCACAGGTCCTCCAAACCCCTCATTTCCACTTCCTCCAACCCCCAccctcagcaaaaaaaaaaaaaaaaaatccagatctCCCAGCTCTGCCAGCTCTTCCCCGGGGGCAAGGCAAGACAGGCAAATCCAGGGTGAGTCAGGGCCCTGAGGTTGAGAACAATGTTAGAGAAAACAATTTCCCTCTAGTTGGGGTGGGGTCAGGGGTGGAGTGGGAAAGAGAATATCAGAAAATGGAACCATTTGGTGACCCCTATAGAAGAGAGAATCAAGAGGCAGACTAGACAGAGACAAAGGGGctgggggagagacagagagggacagaggtggacagaaagaaagaaaagggcagAGAAACAGGGATAGAGAAGGATGGAGAAAAGTAGTTAGAGAGGTAAAGTAAAAACAGggtagaaacagagacagag
This region includes:
- the LOC141508562 gene encoding interferon lambda-3-like; this translates as MSSLLLLLSALVYGVMLRPLDRDCQISQFKSLSPRELEAFRVAKEAYEKSMLQTERKCSSKFFHRNWDFRKIPLSDRLTVLKAELNLTLEVLKAMKKPDLEKVLAQPLQTLSHINQEIQNCVTSMPSGEHKSPGRLKQWLHRLNEAKKESRDCLEASIMLNLFRLLNHDLRCVAYGDLC
- the SYCN gene encoding syncollin, producing MAPLLLLSLLLQALLGAIPGAQAECPAPAVLKPADGPRLCARLYDKSDPYYENCCAGAELSLEPGTDLPYLPSDWHRTASSLVVGPRCEITVWSRKGKAGKTRKFSSGSYPRLAEFRLGIFGDWNNAIAALYCKCT
- the NCCRP1 gene encoding F-box only protein 50 isoform X2, with the translated sequence MDGPTAREMEDPSTEGAAVGRPAGGSDGQRGPLRPPSPQFPPRAPSPPPPLSPASILGEPLSPGPSEQGARQLLLDEWGEPGTQLNLPEGLSWKLLYVRRPLYRNLLRSPNPEGINIYEPPPPCGPAQPLETLGNFSGWQISTEKLLPSFSWTVKQQCVDLLAEGLWEELLDDEQPAITVMDWFEDSRLDVCVYELHVWLLAADRRTVIRQYHVAPRPSPRGPGGQWCQVSHVFKNYGPGVRFIHFLHKAKNRVGSNGFRRTRVTDSSVSLQLQN